Below is a window of Camelina sativa cultivar DH55 chromosome 11, Cs, whole genome shotgun sequence DNA.
agagctatttaagatagtctcaatcCTAAGGTTATGTGGTACAGAGGTTACTGAGAAGGATCTGCTAGAGAAAACATTCTCTACCTTTCACTccaataacatactgcttcaacaacaatatcgtgaaaaggggtttaagacatatgcaaaccttatctcttgtttgctgctagctgagcagaacaatgagctattgatgatgaatagtgcattgagACCTCCTGGTATTGCTCCACTACCAAAAGTTCACAAGGTAGACATGACAAAGAAAAACcctcaagagcctaaagagccgaAAGAGACTAAGgagtctaactatgtccatagggacaagtatggctgtaacgcccccgaaccgtcctatgaccGGACAATCCAACGGACAGTCACGGGACGCTACTATGGGAACTGCACTGGGGTGTTCCAGCCGAGGGACataagctgcagacttcccaaCCGGTTCTTCCTAGCACAATTCCGCCCGCGAccacttaggctttgcaaccctcgcggcctggtgcgttgtgttggcccggacaaagCTAGTACCAGTCGAActcacacaaaataaataaaacaacttcAATACTTTCATTACTTAACgaaaaagttcacaaaacatTCATAACGTTTTTGGTACCAGGCCTAGAGCCAAAAAGCGATAACTTAGATTACACCAACAAAACACCTTGCAAAGGCAATCCAAAACTACACTGGCTGGCCTAACGTCCTGCGCTCCCCTCTAAGGCTTTTCCCCCACTAAAGTTacctacaaaacaaattatagagtcttgagtgctaaacactcagtgagttcggaaacctaacaagaaaccaaacccaaccccaaccccagCAAGCAACACAGAACATGCAAGCTAACTAACAACAACTACATGCAGCACTCAAATGCAACATGCAAgccaaatgcaagaaaaactAGCAAGATAAATATGCAAGTTTGTCAAGCAACAAGTATACTATCAAAGTATACGCATGCGGAAGCTAACAactgttcttcatcttcaagtCCAAGGGCCCTTCATTCCTTCACTCCACCACTTCATCACTTCGTTACTTCCCCCATACCCGTGAACACCTATACTCATAGCCACAAAGGCACGCGAGCATAGAACATCACATGTGAGTCCCTCTTTACAGGCGCTCTCGCCTACACCGTCATGTAGTACTCGACCCTAGGCAGCAACCCCGTCTCTCCGAGTCTTCGTAATCTGCCCCGATTACGGCCTTAGGGAAGTCTTCTCCTGTACAACCTCAACACACAAGCTACAAACTTGC
It encodes the following:
- the LOC109127146 gene encoding uncharacterized protein LOC109127146 isoform X1, translated to MAKLNNLSYAALNASGDNYLQWALDTKIHLKSKDLCECIEDEVECAEKDKYKAIMHIRHHLAESLKNQYLTIEDPLDLWTKLKGRYGHQKTVLLPKTQFDWKNLRIQDYKSVDEYNSELFKIVSILRLCGTEVTEKDLLEKTFSTFHSNNILLQQQYREKGFKTYANLISCLLLAEQNNELLMMNSALRPPGIAPLPKVHKVDMTKKNPQEPKEPKETKESNYVHRDKYGCNAPEPSYDRTIQRTVTGRYYGNCTGVFQPRDISCRLPNRFFLAQFRPRPLRLCNPRGLVRCVGPDKASTSRTHTK